The following are encoded together in the Raineyella sp. LH-20 genome:
- a CDS encoding acetamidase/formamidase family protein → MATTGRHAAEIIEQGVGRRGLLGAVAAIGAVATLAGPAREAFAAPGSSPRSGDFFRGVLQPGKGPILGQHYLSSRTEDVLWGYVPTVHAASVATIGSGETITIDALSHEGILEDQGRDPVTWFGAHGVTRDHVLDDAIDVAAHYTRTPRSFDVDGPHVVTGPVAVRGAEPGDVLKIETLSLMARVPYGVVSSRHGKGALGRTATGAPAGITLGEVMPPVATDGRSTKDPTTYGNVSVFASVNGNHAMMKDGAHTLQFPLRPFFGMMGVAFSEAAGLTDPSANSIPPTLGGGNIDIRHLGEGSTFYLPVKAPGALFYVGDPHMAMGDGEVALTAMEGSIRGTFRLTVCKPGSGDAPSVAYHYPFAETAEHWIPIGLSDPDGSVGGQNNDLNVGMRRAVVNALDFLEHDKGLSRAVAYAYLSAAADFVVSQVVDRTVGVHGLIRKSDLVG, encoded by the coding sequence ATGGCGACCACAGGCAGGCACGCAGCGGAGATCATCGAACAGGGAGTGGGCCGGCGGGGCCTGCTGGGGGCCGTCGCGGCGATCGGCGCGGTCGCCACGCTGGCCGGGCCGGCCCGAGAGGCTTTCGCCGCTCCCGGGTCGTCGCCCCGGAGCGGCGACTTCTTCCGCGGTGTCCTGCAGCCCGGCAAGGGACCGATCCTCGGGCAGCACTATCTGTCGTCGCGCACTGAGGACGTGTTGTGGGGGTATGTCCCGACCGTCCATGCCGCTTCGGTGGCGACCATCGGGTCGGGGGAGACCATCACCATCGACGCCCTCTCGCACGAGGGCATCCTGGAGGACCAGGGCCGCGACCCGGTGACCTGGTTCGGCGCGCACGGGGTCACCCGCGACCACGTGCTCGACGACGCCATCGACGTGGCGGCCCACTACACGCGTACGCCACGCTCCTTCGACGTCGACGGCCCGCACGTCGTGACCGGCCCGGTGGCCGTACGCGGCGCGGAGCCCGGTGACGTCCTGAAGATCGAGACCCTGAGCCTGATGGCGAGGGTCCCGTACGGGGTGGTGTCGAGTCGCCACGGCAAGGGGGCCCTCGGCCGCACCGCCACGGGGGCGCCGGCCGGCATCACCCTCGGGGAGGTGATGCCGCCGGTGGCCACCGACGGCCGATCCACGAAGGATCCCACCACGTACGGCAACGTCTCGGTCTTCGCGTCGGTCAACGGCAATCACGCGATGATGAAGGACGGCGCCCACACCCTGCAGTTCCCGCTCCGGCCGTTCTTCGGGATGATGGGCGTCGCCTTCAGCGAGGCAGCGGGGCTGACCGACCCGAGCGCCAACTCGATCCCGCCGACGCTGGGCGGTGGCAACATCGACATCCGCCACCTCGGCGAGGGGTCGACCTTCTACCTGCCGGTCAAGGCGCCCGGGGCGCTGTTCTACGTCGGTGACCCGCACATGGCGATGGGCGACGGCGAGGTGGCACTGACGGCGATGGAGGGGTCGATCCGCGGGACCTTCCGGTTGACCGTGTGCAAGCCCGGTAGCGGTGACGCCCCTAGCGTGGCCTATCACTACCCCTTCGCCGAGACCGCCGAGCACTGGATCCCGATCGGTCTGTCCGACCCCGATGGTTCGGTCGGTGGGCAGAACAACGATCTCAACGTCGGCATGCGTCGCGCGGTCGTCAACGCCCTCGACTTCCTCGAGCACGACAAGGGGCTCAGTCGTGCCGTGGCGTACGCCTACCTGTCCGCGGCGGCCGACTTCGTGGTGTCCCAGGTCGTCGACCGTACGGTCGGGGTGCACGGTCTGATCCGCAAGAGCGATCTGGTCGGCTGA
- a CDS encoding GTP pyrophosphokinase family protein, protein MADDIEDDDLRDDSFANYERLVAHGSELARVLLTYQGGIDEIMTKLTILRREYEQAYDYNPIEHLSARLKSPVSIVEKARRRHVEPTIDGVREAITDIAGVRVITSFESDVYRVRDVLCAQADLTVLKVKDYIAQPKPNGYRSLHVIFEVPVFLTDRIARVPVEVQFRTIAMDFWAALEHKIYYKFDRTVPEALLDSLYSTALTSAKLDGEMEALHRQIRGDEPHLLAGERTSVDGGSVNF, encoded by the coding sequence ATGGCCGACGACATCGAGGACGATGACCTTCGCGACGACAGCTTCGCCAACTACGAGCGACTGGTCGCCCACGGCAGCGAGTTGGCCCGCGTCCTGCTGACCTACCAGGGCGGGATCGACGAGATCATGACCAAGCTGACGATCCTGCGCCGCGAGTACGAGCAGGCCTACGACTACAACCCGATCGAGCACCTCAGCGCCCGGCTGAAGTCGCCCGTCAGCATCGTCGAGAAGGCCCGGCGGCGCCATGTCGAGCCGACCATCGACGGTGTCCGGGAGGCGATCACCGACATCGCCGGCGTCCGGGTGATCACCTCGTTCGAGAGCGACGTCTACCGGGTGCGCGACGTGCTCTGTGCGCAGGCGGACCTCACCGTGCTGAAGGTGAAGGACTACATCGCCCAGCCGAAGCCGAACGGTTATCGCAGCCTGCACGTCATCTTCGAGGTGCCGGTGTTCCTCACCGACCGGATCGCCCGGGTCCCGGTGGAGGTGCAGTTCCGCACCATCGCGATGGACTTCTGGGCCGCCCTGGAGCACAAGATCTACTACAAGTTCGACCGTACGGTCCCCGAGGCCCTCCTCGACAGCCTCTACAGCACCGCGCTGACCTCGGCGAAGCTGGACGGTGAGATGGAGGCCCTGCACCGCCAGATCCGCGGCGACGAGCCGCACCTGTTGGCCGGCGAGCGCACCTCGGTGGACGGCGGGTCGGTCAACTTCTGA
- a CDS encoding helix-turn-helix domain-containing protein, which translates to MTTRDQILEAAASLFVEEGFVSCTTRQIAERAGIRQASVYYHFSSKDEILLELLSSSIRPSLGFATALRESPDAGRDPAARLCALVVADVRTLAGARHNIASLYELPEVQEKPEYAGFRADRAELIRVYGDFAEAVVPLVDRALCGTLVMQLVESVIGLRTAGRFRPEYETDIARACLRMLGLQDPRIGAAFDAAQDLLVE; encoded by the coding sequence GTGACCACGCGCGACCAGATCCTCGAGGCGGCCGCGTCACTCTTCGTCGAGGAGGGCTTCGTCTCCTGCACCACCCGGCAGATCGCCGAGCGCGCCGGCATCCGACAGGCGTCGGTGTATTACCACTTCTCCAGCAAGGACGAGATCCTGCTGGAGCTGCTGTCCTCGTCGATCCGGCCGAGCCTCGGCTTCGCGACGGCCTTGCGGGAGAGCCCGGACGCGGGGCGGGATCCGGCGGCCCGGCTGTGCGCCCTGGTGGTCGCCGACGTCCGGACCCTCGCCGGTGCCCGGCACAACATCGCGAGCCTCTACGAGCTGCCCGAGGTGCAGGAGAAGCCGGAATACGCGGGATTCCGCGCGGACCGTGCTGAGCTGATCCGGGTCTACGGGGATTTCGCCGAGGCGGTGGTGCCGCTGGTCGACCGTGCGCTGTGCGGGACGCTCGTGATGCAGCTCGTCGAGTCGGTGATCGGGCTGCGGACGGCCGGCCGATTCCGTCCGGAGTACGAGACCGACATCGCCCGCGCCTGCCTGCGGATGCTCGGCCTGCAGGACCCGCGGATCGGCGCCGCCTTCGACGCGGCGCAGGACCTGCTGGTGGAATGA
- a CDS encoding allophanate hydrolase: protein MSAVERTAAALDAIASCDRPEIWISLTDPDAALAEAAAIDARVAAGADLPLAGLVAAVKDNIDVAGLPTTAGCPAYAYDPREDAEAVAMLRAAGAVVLGKTNLDQFATGLVGTRSPYGAVRNAWDPERISGGSSSGSAVAVALGLVDIALGTDTAGSGRVPAALNGVVGIKPSRGLVSTVGVVPACRSLDCVTVFARSLDIARRAVRSLVGTPAQIAARRIRDRTLPVVPVPDRPIRLGVPLPGQLGELAPGWQEAYDALVDRFRATGAELVGVDIAPMLEAAALLYGGAFVAERFTAVGAFLSDHPELVGEAIDPTVASIVLGSGEPTAAALFDDLARLEQLAVATEQTFSRIDALLTPTTTRHPTIAAVQADPIGVNAAMGRFTNFANLLDMASLAFPAGTVAGLPFGAMVTAPAGSDDLLAGVVEHLDADLADLVVVGAHMSRMPLNHELTSRGGALAERVRTAPVYRLHALDTVPSKPGLVRVPAGASGGAVEGELWRLPVSGLGRVVAGLPQPMSIGPVELDDGRVVPGFLCQQAAAEGAEDITGWGSWRAWVAAR, encoded by the coding sequence ATGAGCGCCGTGGAGCGTACGGCCGCGGCCCTCGACGCGATCGCGTCCTGCGACCGGCCGGAGATCTGGATCTCCCTCACCGACCCCGACGCGGCGCTGGCCGAGGCGGCCGCGATCGATGCCAGGGTGGCGGCCGGTGCCGACCTGCCGCTGGCCGGACTGGTCGCCGCGGTCAAGGACAACATCGACGTCGCGGGCCTGCCGACCACCGCCGGGTGCCCGGCGTACGCGTACGACCCGCGGGAGGACGCCGAGGCGGTCGCGATGCTGCGCGCCGCCGGGGCGGTGGTGCTCGGGAAGACCAATCTGGACCAGTTCGCCACCGGGCTGGTCGGCACCCGCAGCCCGTACGGGGCGGTCCGCAACGCCTGGGATCCGGAACGGATCTCCGGCGGCTCCAGCTCGGGGTCGGCCGTCGCCGTCGCCCTCGGGCTGGTCGACATCGCTCTGGGCACCGACACCGCCGGCTCGGGCCGGGTGCCGGCCGCATTGAACGGGGTCGTCGGGATCAAGCCCAGCCGGGGGTTGGTGTCGACGGTGGGCGTCGTCCCGGCCTGCCGCAGCCTCGACTGCGTCACGGTCTTCGCCCGATCGCTGGACATCGCGAGACGGGCCGTCCGGTCGTTGGTCGGCACTCCCGCCCAGATCGCTGCGCGGCGGATCCGCGACCGTACGTTGCCGGTGGTTCCGGTGCCGGACCGGCCGATCCGGCTCGGGGTGCCGTTGCCCGGACAGCTCGGCGAGCTCGCGCCGGGATGGCAGGAGGCGTACGACGCCCTGGTCGATCGGTTCCGGGCCACCGGCGCCGAGCTGGTCGGCGTGGACATCGCCCCGATGCTGGAAGCCGCGGCCCTGCTCTACGGCGGGGCGTTCGTGGCGGAACGATTCACCGCAGTGGGGGCGTTCCTCAGCGATCACCCGGAGCTCGTCGGGGAGGCGATCGATCCCACCGTGGCCTCGATCGTGCTGGGCTCGGGGGAGCCGACCGCCGCCGCGCTCTTCGACGACCTGGCACGCCTCGAGCAGCTCGCCGTCGCGACGGAGCAGACCTTCTCCCGGATCGACGCGCTGCTCACCCCGACGACCACCCGGCACCCGACGATCGCGGCCGTGCAGGCCGACCCGATCGGCGTCAACGCGGCGATGGGCAGGTTCACGAACTTCGCGAACCTGCTCGACATGGCCTCGCTGGCGTTCCCGGCGGGGACGGTCGCCGGCCTTCCGTTCGGCGCGATGGTGACCGCGCCGGCCGGCTCCGACGACCTGCTCGCCGGGGTCGTCGAGCACCTCGACGCCGACCTGGCCGACCTGGTCGTCGTGGGTGCGCACATGTCCCGGATGCCGCTCAACCACGAACTGACCTCCCGTGGTGGGGCGCTCGCCGAGCGGGTACGGACCGCCCCGGTGTATCGGCTCCACGCGCTGGACACGGTCCCGTCGAAGCCCGGCCTTGTCCGGGTGCCGGCCGGTGCAAGCGGCGGGGCGGTCGAGGGCGAACTGTGGCGGCTGCCGGTGTCCGGCCTGGGACGTGTGGTCGCCGGTCTGCCGCAGCCGATGTCGATCGGCCCGGTGGAACTGGACGACGGGCGGGTGGTGCCCGGGTTCCTCTGCCAGCAGGCGGCGGCCGAGGGCGCTGAGGACATCACCGGATGGGGGTCCTGGCGGGCCTGGGTGGCCGCACGATGA
- a CDS encoding 5-oxoprolinase/urea amidolyase family protein: MRTGGSVAADRLPRAAGWAFDTVLVANRGEIARRVIRTAAALGLRTVAVYSEADSAAPHVREADAAVLIGPASARASYLNVDAVLDAARASGAGAIHPGYGFLSENADFARRVEAAGMAFVGPTPEQLEQFGLKHTARALAEAAGVAMMPGTGLLGSAEEAVAAADRIGYPVMLKATGGGGGIGMLTCAGPAEVADAYARVGRLAAANFGSAGIFLERLVRPARHVEVQVFGDGAGGVAVLGDRDCSLQRRNQKVVEEAPAPGLPDAVRAALHESARTLAASVHYRSAGTVEFVYDPVREEASFLEVNTRLQVEHPVTEQIYGVDLVEQMLRLAGQGSAGVSALMAADLRPSGHAVEARVYAEDPNRGGAPSAGLVTRVAWPPAAVAGTPQVTGTPQVTGTPQVTGTPQVTGTAVPEVGTVPVPGRGGVRIDSWVETGSEVSSHYDPMLAKVIVHGTDRQAALVGLAAALDDVRIDGAQTNLGLLRTVARREDLAEVSHHTHTLDDVRDPEPRIDVEVPGLMTTVQDLPGRLGYWDIGVPPSGPMDDVSLREINLALGNPEGAPALECTATGPTLRFSHPTWICVGGAAAPATLDGAPLPWWTPVEVPAGAVVEFGAITGPGQRTYLAVRGGFDVPSYLGSASTFTLGRFGGHSGRALRTGDVLHAAGADRAGLAPIAGPVPSERRPRLTRDWRIGVTEGPHAAPEFFTRRDIDDLYAAHYEVHFNSDRTGVRLLGPRPAWAREDGGEAGLHPSNIHDTPYSVGALDFTGDTPIILGPDGPSLGGFVCPAVVASGERWKLGQVRPGDTIRFVPVRDEVAAGLRDRASAARLTGIGDGDDGILARLEPGDDRPSVTFRRDGDDNVLIEYGDQVLDIGLRMRVQALLDALKAQAPAGVIDATPGIRSLQVHTDPARLRASSLVGLLTELDSSLPDTGELRVPSRVVRLPLSWDDPATRVAIERYMHSVRSDAPWTPWNIEFIRRVNGLDSVEDVRRIVFEASNLVLGLGDVYLGAPVATPLDPRHRLVTTKYNPARTWTAENSVGIGGAYLCIYGMEGPGGYQFVGRTIQVWNRFHRAGLFAEQPWSLRFFDRIQWYPVGADELLEMRADVEAGRASHAEVTEGVFDYGEYTAFLTEHADSIAGFRAVQERAFAEEKQRWHESGEFLRAAQEPTSTVDAAPVVVPAGQHGVEAPFVSNVLHVEVSAGDRVTKGDRLVSLEAMKMETHLTAPATGTVTAVHVTAGSQVSAGQVLAVVGPTGGRA, from the coding sequence ATGAGGACCGGAGGAAGCGTGGCCGCCGACCGTCTGCCGCGGGCGGCGGGGTGGGCCTTCGACACGGTCCTGGTGGCCAACCGCGGCGAGATCGCCCGGCGGGTGATCCGTACGGCCGCGGCGCTGGGACTGCGGACCGTCGCGGTCTACTCGGAGGCCGACTCGGCCGCGCCACACGTCCGTGAGGCGGACGCGGCGGTGCTGATCGGCCCGGCCAGTGCGCGAGCGTCCTACCTGAACGTCGACGCGGTGCTGGACGCGGCCCGCGCGAGTGGCGCGGGGGCGATCCACCCCGGCTACGGCTTCCTGTCGGAGAACGCCGACTTCGCCCGGCGGGTGGAGGCGGCCGGGATGGCCTTTGTCGGGCCGACCCCGGAGCAGTTGGAGCAGTTCGGGCTGAAACACACCGCCCGGGCGCTGGCCGAGGCGGCCGGCGTCGCGATGATGCCGGGCACCGGCCTGCTGGGGTCCGCCGAGGAGGCGGTCGCCGCGGCCGACCGGATCGGCTACCCGGTGATGCTGAAGGCGACCGGCGGCGGGGGTGGGATCGGCATGCTGACCTGCGCCGGCCCGGCCGAGGTGGCCGACGCGTACGCACGGGTGGGGCGGCTGGCGGCGGCGAACTTCGGCAGCGCAGGGATCTTCCTCGAGCGGCTGGTCCGGCCCGCCCGTCATGTCGAGGTGCAGGTCTTCGGCGACGGCGCCGGCGGCGTGGCCGTCCTCGGCGACCGGGACTGTTCGCTGCAGCGGCGCAACCAGAAGGTCGTCGAGGAGGCACCCGCCCCGGGGCTGCCGGACGCCGTCCGGGCGGCCCTGCACGAGTCCGCCCGTACGCTGGCCGCCTCCGTGCACTACCGGAGCGCCGGGACGGTGGAATTCGTCTACGACCCGGTGCGCGAGGAGGCATCGTTCCTCGAGGTGAACACCCGCCTCCAGGTCGAGCACCCGGTGACCGAGCAGATCTACGGCGTCGACCTCGTCGAGCAGATGCTGCGGCTCGCCGGTCAGGGGTCCGCCGGCGTGTCCGCCCTGATGGCCGCCGACCTTCGGCCGAGCGGGCATGCGGTCGAGGCGCGGGTCTACGCCGAGGATCCGAACCGCGGCGGCGCGCCCAGCGCCGGCCTGGTGACCCGGGTCGCCTGGCCGCCGGCCGCTGTCGCGGGCACGCCGCAGGTCACGGGGACGCCGCAGGTCACGGGGACGCCGCAGGTCACGGGGACGCCGCAGGTCACGGGGACGGCCGTCCCCGAGGTGGGCACGGTGCCGGTGCCCGGCCGGGGCGGCGTACGCATCGACTCCTGGGTGGAGACGGGCAGCGAGGTCAGCTCGCACTACGACCCGATGCTGGCCAAGGTGATCGTGCACGGCACGGACCGCCAGGCCGCGCTGGTCGGGCTGGCCGCGGCCCTCGACGACGTGCGGATCGACGGGGCACAGACCAATCTCGGCCTGCTGCGTACGGTCGCCCGGCGCGAGGACCTGGCCGAGGTGAGCCACCACACCCACACCCTGGACGACGTCCGCGACCCAGAACCGCGGATCGACGTGGAGGTGCCCGGTCTGATGACGACCGTGCAGGACCTGCCCGGACGGTTGGGCTACTGGGACATCGGGGTGCCGCCGTCCGGCCCGATGGACGACGTCTCGCTGCGCGAGATCAACCTGGCCCTCGGCAACCCGGAAGGCGCCCCGGCGTTGGAGTGTACGGCGACCGGTCCGACCCTGCGGTTCTCCCACCCGACGTGGATCTGTGTCGGGGGCGCGGCGGCACCGGCGACGCTCGACGGGGCACCGCTGCCGTGGTGGACCCCGGTCGAGGTGCCGGCCGGTGCCGTGGTGGAGTTCGGTGCGATCACCGGCCCGGGGCAGCGGACCTATCTCGCCGTCCGCGGCGGCTTCGACGTGCCCAGCTACCTGGGAAGCGCCTCGACGTTCACCCTCGGCCGGTTCGGCGGCCACTCCGGGCGGGCGCTGCGGACCGGCGATGTGCTGCACGCCGCCGGGGCGGATCGGGCCGGGCTCGCGCCGATCGCCGGCCCGGTGCCGTCGGAGCGTCGGCCCCGGCTCACCCGTGACTGGCGGATCGGTGTCACCGAGGGGCCGCACGCGGCGCCCGAGTTCTTCACCCGGCGCGACATCGACGATCTCTATGCGGCGCACTACGAGGTGCATTTCAACTCCGACCGCACCGGTGTCCGGCTGCTCGGCCCCCGCCCGGCCTGGGCCCGGGAGGACGGTGGCGAGGCGGGACTGCACCCCAGCAACATCCACGACACGCCCTACTCGGTCGGCGCACTCGATTTCACCGGGGACACCCCGATCATCCTCGGTCCGGACGGCCCCAGCCTGGGCGGCTTCGTCTGCCCCGCCGTGGTCGCCTCCGGCGAACGCTGGAAGCTGGGACAGGTCCGCCCCGGCGACACCATCCGTTTCGTCCCGGTCCGTGACGAGGTCGCCGCCGGCCTGCGGGACAGGGCATCCGCGGCCCGGCTGACCGGGATCGGCGACGGCGACGACGGGATCCTGGCGCGACTCGAGCCGGGCGACGACCGGCCCTCCGTCACGTTCCGACGTGACGGGGACGACAACGTCCTGATCGAGTACGGCGACCAGGTGCTCGACATCGGCCTGCGGATGCGGGTCCAGGCACTGCTGGACGCGCTGAAGGCGCAGGCGCCGGCCGGCGTCATCGATGCGACGCCGGGGATCCGCTCCCTGCAGGTGCACACCGATCCCGCCCGGCTGCGCGCCAGCAGCCTGGTCGGGTTGCTCACTGAGCTGGACAGCTCCCTGCCGGACACCGGTGAGCTGCGGGTGCCGTCGAGGGTGGTCCGGCTGCCGCTCTCCTGGGACGACCCGGCGACCCGCGTCGCGATCGAGCGCTACATGCACAGCGTGCGCAGTGATGCCCCCTGGACCCCGTGGAACATCGAGTTCATCCGCCGGGTCAACGGGCTCGACTCCGTCGAGGACGTCCGCCGGATCGTGTTCGAGGCGAGCAACCTGGTGCTCGGCCTGGGCGACGTCTACCTCGGTGCCCCGGTCGCCACCCCGCTCGATCCGCGACACCGCCTGGTCACCACCAAGTACAACCCGGCCCGTACGTGGACCGCGGAGAACTCCGTCGGCATCGGCGGCGCCTACCTGTGCATCTACGGGATGGAGGGACCGGGCGGCTACCAGTTCGTCGGCCGCACCATCCAGGTCTGGAACCGCTTCCATCGCGCGGGACTCTTCGCCGAGCAGCCCTGGTCGCTGCGCTTCTTCGACCGGATCCAGTGGTATCCGGTGGGGGCCGACGAGCTGCTCGAGATGCGGGCCGACGTCGAGGCCGGCCGGGCCTCGCACGCCGAGGTCACCGAGGGGGTCTTCGACTACGGGGAGTACACCGCGTTCCTGACCGAGCACGCCGACTCCATCGCCGGCTTCCGGGCCGTCCAGGAGCGGGCCTTCGCCGAGGAGAAGCAGCGCTGGCACGAGTCGGGCGAGTTCCTCCGCGCGGCGCAGGAGCCGACGTCGACGGTCGACGCCGCTCCGGTCGTGGTGCCCGCGGGCCAGCACGGCGTCGAGGCGCCGTTCGTCTCCAATGTGTTGCATGTCGAGGTGAGCGCCGGTGACCGGGTCACCAAGGGCGACCGGCTGGTCTCTCTCGAGGCGATGAAGATGGAGACCCACCTCACCGCGCCGGCCACCGGCACCGTCACCGCGGTGCACGTCACGGCCGGCAGCCAGGTCTCCGCCGGCCAGGTCCTCGCCGTCGTCGGGCCGACGGGAGGCCGGGCATGA
- a CDS encoding urea amidolyase associated protein UAAP2, translated as MTIDTLTAGTPVITDSAGRTPTCPLPLDEVLDPTRYAEGTVLDLAGPLVDGPVVRDEVVAARAPWSVRLEKGQVLTIVDVGGNQSGDCLLFNADDTGERYSVPDTLAWQANAYVRTGTVLRSNLGEPLATVVGNEVDRQDTIGGACSKESNTLRYGHHTFTEHACRENFLAEGARYGLGVRDLVSNLNWFMNVPVEADGALGIVDGISGPGRRVAFRAEKNVLVVVSNCPQMNNPCNEFNPTPLRMIVTDPEGER; from the coding sequence ATGACCATCGACACGCTGACCGCCGGCACCCCCGTGATCACCGACAGCGCGGGCCGTACGCCGACCTGCCCGCTGCCCCTCGATGAGGTGCTGGATCCCACCCGTTATGCCGAGGGCACCGTGCTCGACCTGGCCGGCCCGCTGGTCGACGGCCCCGTCGTCCGCGACGAGGTCGTCGCCGCCCGCGCGCCCTGGTCGGTCCGGCTGGAGAAGGGCCAGGTCCTCACCATCGTCGACGTCGGCGGCAACCAGTCCGGCGACTGCCTGCTGTTCAACGCCGATGACACCGGCGAGCGCTACAGCGTCCCCGACACCCTCGCCTGGCAGGCCAACGCGTACGTCCGCACCGGCACCGTGCTGCGATCCAACCTCGGCGAACCGCTCGCCACCGTGGTTGGCAACGAGGTGGACCGCCAGGACACCATCGGCGGCGCCTGCAGCAAGGAGTCGAACACCCTGCGCTACGGCCATCACACCTTCACCGAGCACGCCTGCCGGGAGAACTTCCTCGCCGAGGGAGCCCGCTACGGCCTGGGCGTACGCGACCTGGTCTCCAACCTCAACTGGTTCATGAACGTGCCGGTCGAGGCCGACGGGGCGCTCGGCATCGTCGACGGGATCTCCGGCCCGGGCCGCCGGGTCGCCTTCCGGGCGGAGAAGAACGTGCTGGTGGTGGTGTCCAACTGCCCGCAGATGAACAATCCGTGCAACGAGTTCAATCCGACCCCGTTGCGGATGATCGTCACCGACCCGGAGGGGGAGCGATGA
- a CDS encoding urea amidolyase associated protein UAAP1 — protein sequence MSATTIDHLTDTVLSARDDARGRSGHRAEAMPYVPAASSPYVPRGVDPARLVWAETVAGGNHTHRVLARGTHLRLEDVEGTACAHLLLFNALEPWERLNVADTMKIPWQAYLGAGHPLLSGDGRVLATVLSDDSGHHDGFCGSLSDAAAQAKYGASAPESASPSGRALFTAAAAKHGLAPRDLPPSVSFFQGVRVEEDGALTFTGSAGAGRSVELVAEMPVVVLIATSPHPLDPRPDYTNGLLRVHAWAGDATTAGEDRWDATPEVHRAYLNTADYLTARGL from the coding sequence ATGTCCGCCACCACCATCGACCATCTCACCGACACCGTCCTGTCCGCCCGGGACGACGCCCGCGGCCGGTCCGGCCACCGCGCCGAGGCGATGCCGTACGTCCCGGCAGCCTCCTCGCCGTACGTCCCGCGGGGTGTCGACCCCGCCCGGCTGGTCTGGGCGGAGACCGTCGCCGGGGGCAACCACACCCACCGGGTGCTCGCCCGCGGCACCCATCTGCGGCTGGAGGACGTCGAGGGCACCGCGTGCGCGCACCTGCTGCTGTTCAACGCGCTGGAGCCCTGGGAACGGCTGAACGTCGCCGACACGATGAAGATCCCGTGGCAGGCCTACCTCGGTGCCGGACACCCCTTGCTGTCCGGCGACGGACGGGTGCTGGCGACCGTGCTGTCCGACGACTCCGGTCACCACGACGGCTTCTGTGGTTCGCTGTCGGATGCGGCGGCACAGGCGAAGTACGGCGCCAGCGCCCCGGAGAGCGCCTCGCCCTCCGGGCGCGCGCTGTTCACCGCGGCCGCCGCCAAGCACGGGCTGGCGCCCCGGGACCTGCCGCCGAGTGTGTCCTTCTTCCAGGGCGTCCGGGTCGAGGAGGACGGTGCGCTGACCTTCACCGGCTCGGCGGGCGCCGGACGCAGCGTCGAGCTGGTCGCCGAGATGCCGGTGGTGGTGCTCATCGCCACCTCGCCGCATCCGCTCGACCCGCGCCCCGACTACACCAACGGCCTGTTGCGGGTGCACGCCTGGGCGGGCGATGCCACCACCGCCGGGGAGGACCGCTGGGACGCCACACCCGAGGTCCACCGGGCGTACCTGAACACCGCCGACTACCTGACCGCACGAGGACTCTGA